The Aminivibrio sp. sequence AAGCGAGCCTTCGCCGGTTTGCCCATTACGATTACTGGTCCGATGAAGTCCGTCGGTCCGTCCTCGTAGACAGCGGGGCGGATCTCCTGGTGTACGGAATGGGAGAAAAACAGATCGCCGGGATTGCCGCTCTTCTCGACCGGGGTGTGCCCGTGGAGAAGATCCGTTCCGTTCGGGGAACCATGTACCGGTCCTCCGCTTATCCTGAAGACGGAAAGACGGTGGAGGTTCCTTCCTGGGAGGAAGTCTCCTCGGACAGGAAGAAGTTTGCGGAAGCCTTCAGGCTCCAGTATCCCGAGCAGGACCCCTTCCACGGGAAAGCGGTCGCCCAGCGCTTCGGGACTGTCTGGGCCATCCAGAACCCCCCTCCCCGTCCCCTGACCATGGATGAAATGGACGAGATTTACGGCTATCCCTATACCAGGACCTACCATCCCATGTACGAGAAGGATGGAGGCGTACCGGCCATCGAGGAAGTCCGCTTCAGTCTCACGAGCCACAGGGGGTGTTTCGGGAGCTGTTCTTTCTGTGCCATACACTACCACCAGGGAAGAATCATCCAGGCGAGAAGCCACGGTTCCCTGGTGGAAGAAGCGCGGCTCCTTACCACTCTGCCCGATTTCAAGGGGTATATTCACGATGTTGGAGGGCCCACGGCGAACTTTCGCATTCCTGCCTGCGATGAGCAGCTCGTCCGGGGTGCCTGCAGGGGCCGTCAGTGCCTGTTCCCCTCTCCCTGTCCGAAGCTCCGGGCAGACCACAGCGACTATCTCGAACTGCTCGGAAAGCTCCGGGCCCTGGCGGGGGTAAAAAAAGTCTTCATCAGGTCGGGAATTCGTTTTGATTACCTCATGGCGGACAAAAAGACGCCGTTCCTGGAGGAACTGTGTGCCCACCACGTGAGCGGACAGCTCAAGGTGGCGCCGGAACACGTATCGCCGGCTGTTCTGTCGGTGATGGGGAAGCCCGGCTGCGAAGTGTACGGGAAGTTCATGGAGGCGTACGCCGAGGTGAACAGAAAGCTGGGGAAGAAGCAGTATCTGGTTCCCTACTTCATTTCTTCCCATCCGGGAGCGGATCTGAAGGATGCGGTGCGGCTGGCCGAGTATCTGCGGGACATCAGGTTCCAGCCCGAACAGGTCCAGGATTTCATCCCAACGCCGGGGAGCCTGTCCACCTGCATATATTACACTGGGATGGACCCGTTTTCGGGGAAGAAGGTTCACGTACCGAAGGACAGGAATGAACGGAAAATGCAGCGGGCTCTTCTGCAGTACCGGGAGCCGAAGAACAGAGAGACCGTCATCCGGGCACTGAAGGCTGCGGGGAGGTCGGACCTTGTTGGTGAGGGGCCCCGCTGTCTCGTCAGGGAGCAACATAAAGAAACCCGCCGGGGGAAGGAGTCCTCTTCAGCGGGGAGAAGCGCACAAAAGATGCGGGCAGGAAAACCTACGGCTTCTCCCCGGCCGGGAGACAGCCGGAAAGCGCCCTCACGAGGGCCGGGCCGGTCTCCGTCAGAAGGACGGCGGCCAGGATAAGGGCGCAGCCCGCAGCCATCCTCGGCGTGAAGACCTCGCCAAGAAAATAGATTCCCGCAAGGGCACCGAAGACCGACTCCAGGCTCAGTATGATGGCCGTATGGGTTGAAGGCGTGAATTTCTGGGCCACGTTCTGAACGGCGAAGGCGAAAACGGTGCAGAAGAGCACCGTAAAGGCGATACTCCACAAACCGGACCCGCCGTTAAAGCCGGGCCATGTCTCGAAGGCCAGGGCGAAGGGAAAACTGAGGAGACCGACCATGAAAATCTGGACAATGGCCAGGATCACAGGGTCGGTTTTTGCGGCGAAGTGTTCTATGGCCAGTATGTGGCAGGCGAAAAAGACGGCGCACACCAGCGTAAGGGTGTCCCCCGCGCCGACTGCCGAGCCCTCCTGAAGGGTGAGCATCGCCATACCGGCCAGGCAGACGGCCGACGCCACGAAGGAGAGAAGCCCGGGAAACCGCTTCCTGAAGACCCAGGAGAGCAGTGGAACGATGACCACGTAGGTGGCGGTGAGAAAGGCCTGTTTCCCGGGCGTGGTGAAGTTCAGGCCGAGAGTCTGGGTGGAAAACCCGAGAAAGAGAAAGACTCCGATGATCGCTCCCGCCTTTATGTCTGCGGGGGAGACACCGGCGAGTCTTTTCCGGAACAGTGCGGCCATGAGCGCAGCCCCGGAACCGAAACGGAGCGTTAGCAGCCAGAACGTCGGGTAGC is a genomic window containing:
- a CDS encoding YgiQ family radical SAM protein codes for the protein MSVPPVPGTSFFPVSREEMEARGWAGLDFLLISGDAYVDHPSFGPAVIARVLESRGFRVGILPQPDWRSREPFLAMGRPRLAALVTAGNLDSMLNRLTASKKSRSRDSYSPGGKAGLRPDRATIVYGSRVRECWKDIPLIIGGVEASLRRFAHYDYWSDEVRRSVLVDSGADLLVYGMGEKQIAGIAALLDRGVPVEKIRSVRGTMYRSSAYPEDGKTVEVPSWEEVSSDRKKFAEAFRLQYPEQDPFHGKAVAQRFGTVWAIQNPPPRPLTMDEMDEIYGYPYTRTYHPMYEKDGGVPAIEEVRFSLTSHRGCFGSCSFCAIHYHQGRIIQARSHGSLVEEARLLTTLPDFKGYIHDVGGPTANFRIPACDEQLVRGACRGRQCLFPSPCPKLRADHSDYLELLGKLRALAGVKKVFIRSGIRFDYLMADKKTPFLEELCAHHVSGQLKVAPEHVSPAVLSVMGKPGCEVYGKFMEAYAEVNRKLGKKQYLVPYFISSHPGADLKDAVRLAEYLRDIRFQPEQVQDFIPTPGSLSTCIYYTGMDPFSGKKVHVPKDRNERKMQRALLQYREPKNRETVIRALKAAGRSDLVGEGPRCLVREQHKETRRGKESSSAGRSAQKMRAGKPTASPRPGDSRKAPSRGPGRSPSEGRRPG
- a CDS encoding DMT family transporter; translation: MALSAGLKTFLADISLMLVALFWGLGFVAMKDALESYPTFWLLTLRFGSGAALMAALFRKRLAGVSPADIKAGAIIGVFLFLGFSTQTLGLNFTTPGKQAFLTATYVVIVPLLSWVFRKRFPGLLSFVASAVCLAGMAMLTLQEGSAVGAGDTLTLVCAVFFACHILAIEHFAAKTDPVILAIVQIFMVGLLSFPFALAFETWPGFNGGSGLWSIAFTVLFCTVFAFAVQNVAQKFTPSTHTAIILSLESVFGALAGIYFLGEVFTPRMAAGCALILAAVLLTETGPALVRALSGCLPAGEKP